Proteins co-encoded in one Sphingopyxis sp. BE259 genomic window:
- a CDS encoding TonB-dependent receptor: MKQGLYIAASMIALLAAAPAQAQEPGAVEAAGEIVVTAQKRVQNVQDVPISIAVVNGEELQQQGSASLVDYAGYVPGMNVSNGGTPGQTTITLRGVAPLNASQTVGIYLDDAPVGSSAIYNRAGAFTIDLMPYDLERIEVLKGPQGTLYGASSIGGLVKYVTVQPNTNAFSVKAGVEGFAIKGGDGLGWGAQVMVNVPLIQDRLAVSGSFAWRSTPGWVDSVNNAALKDQNDYEQRGGRAALLWTPTPEFSVKLAGIWQSLDSEGNALYAADLTGVRLGDGRSYNNFVPESFDVDLDYYSATLDYDFGSATLTSATTYSKTKSAQVQDASYAFGVLFPLLTGGAVPPGITPFLLDLGLKKWTQEVRLASPSGGRFEWLIGGFFTDETTSNSQLVRSFDMAGNPIAGLDPLAIVGLPATYKEYAIFGNGTFKLSDQFEITGGLRWARNKQTFRQISSGAIVPQADDPGKSAESVFTYSISPQFHINEDAMLYARLATGYRPGGPNVIVPNVPPTVDADRMKNYEVGLKADFADRMVSVDVAIFLMDWTDIQVVRSFGGVSGGANGGKARSKGIEGSLALRPTPGLTISATGSYTDAVLSEDVPDISGVKGDRLPAVPKFSGALRADYEFELGGGNKGSFGAGIRHASNRLSLVESDPLVATAKPYTSVDLNASITFNDHWTLRAYARNLLDNQGEMARSTFANGLNQPSFLGISPLQPRTVGVALDMAF; the protein is encoded by the coding sequence ATGAAACAGGGACTTTATATCGCCGCGAGCATGATCGCACTTTTGGCTGCTGCTCCGGCGCAGGCGCAGGAACCGGGGGCGGTCGAGGCCGCAGGCGAAATCGTCGTCACCGCGCAAAAGCGCGTCCAGAATGTTCAGGACGTGCCGATTTCGATCGCCGTGGTGAATGGCGAAGAGCTTCAGCAACAGGGCTCGGCATCGCTGGTCGATTATGCGGGTTACGTCCCCGGCATGAATGTCAGCAACGGCGGCACGCCCGGTCAGACGACGATCACGTTGCGCGGTGTCGCCCCGCTAAACGCGAGCCAGACCGTCGGCATCTATCTCGACGATGCGCCGGTTGGATCGAGCGCGATCTACAACCGCGCGGGCGCGTTCACGATCGACCTGATGCCCTATGATCTGGAACGGATCGAGGTGCTAAAAGGACCCCAGGGCACGCTTTATGGCGCCAGCTCGATCGGCGGATTGGTGAAATATGTCACCGTCCAGCCGAACACCAATGCGTTCAGCGTCAAGGCGGGGGTCGAGGGCTTTGCGATCAAAGGCGGCGACGGTTTGGGCTGGGGGGCGCAGGTCATGGTCAATGTGCCGCTGATCCAGGACCGGCTTGCGGTCAGCGGCAGCTTTGCCTGGCGCAGCACGCCGGGCTGGGTCGACAGCGTCAATAATGCCGCGCTGAAGGATCAGAATGATTATGAACAGCGCGGCGGCCGTGCGGCGCTGCTGTGGACTCCGACGCCCGAGTTCAGCGTGAAGCTGGCCGGAATCTGGCAGTCGCTCGATTCAGAGGGCAACGCGCTCTATGCCGCCGACCTGACTGGCGTCCGGCTTGGCGACGGGCGTTCGTACAACAATTTTGTTCCCGAATCTTTCGACGTCGATCTCGACTATTATTCGGCGACGCTCGACTATGATTTCGGCTCGGCCACGCTGACGTCGGCGACGACCTACAGCAAGACGAAGAGCGCGCAGGTACAGGATGCGAGCTATGCCTTTGGCGTGCTCTTCCCGCTGCTCACCGGCGGCGCGGTGCCGCCGGGGATCACGCCGTTCCTGCTCGATCTCGGCCTGAAGAAATGGACGCAGGAAGTGCGGCTTGCTTCGCCCAGTGGCGGACGTTTCGAATGGCTGATCGGCGGTTTCTTCACCGACGAGACGACGAGCAATTCGCAGCTTGTCCGTTCGTTCGATATGGCAGGCAATCCGATCGCGGGGCTCGATCCGCTCGCGATCGTCGGGCTGCCCGCGACGTACAAGGAATATGCGATCTTCGGCAACGGCACCTTCAAGCTCAGCGATCAGTTTGAAATCACCGGCGGGTTGCGTTGGGCGCGCAACAAACAGACCTTCCGCCAGATCAGTTCGGGCGCCATCGTGCCGCAAGCCGACGACCCCGGCAAATCAGCCGAAAGCGTGTTCACTTACTCGATCAGTCCGCAATTCCACATCAACGAGGACGCGATGCTCTATGCGCGCCTCGCGACCGGCTATCGCCCCGGCGGACCAAATGTCATCGTCCCCAATGTCCCGCCGACGGTCGATGCCGACCGGATGAAAAACTATGAGGTAGGGCTGAAAGCCGACTTCGCCGATCGCATGGTTTCGGTCGATGTCGCGATCTTCCTGATGGACTGGACCGACATCCAGGTCGTGCGCTCGTTCGGCGGCGTGTCGGGCGGGGCGAACGGCGGCAAGGCGCGCAGCAAGGGGATCGAGGGCAGCCTCGCGCTGCGTCCGACCCCCGGCCTGACGATCAGCGCGACGGGCAGCTATACCGACGCGGTGCTGAGTGAAGACGTGCCCGACATCAGCGGCGTCAAGGGAGACCGTTTGCCCGCGGTACCGAAATTCAGCGGCGCGCTGCGCGCCGATTATGAATTCGAACTGGGCGGCGGCAACAAGGGCAGTTTTGGCGCCGGCATTCGCCACGCCAGCAACCGGCTGTCGCTGGTCGAAAGCGATCCGCTGGTCGCCACGGCCAAGCCCTATACGTCTGTTGATCTCAACGCGTCGATCACCTTCAATGACCATTGGACATTGCGCGCTTATGCTCGCAATCTGCTCGACAATCAGGGGGAAATGGCGCGCTCGACTTTTGCCAATGGGCTCAACCAGCCCAGCTTCCTTGGCATTTCGCCGCTTCAGCCGCGGACCGTCGGCGTCGCGCTCGACATGGCTTTTTGA
- a CDS encoding serine hydrolase domain-containing protein, translating to MRFIRKAMIGLAALAALPLAAQGPLPAPTAKKVETVAAPAPAVPKAPVTLNAADLEAWMDGYLPYALERARIPGAVVVVVRGDQVVLQKGYGFADVAKRAPVLPETTMFRPGSVSKLLTWTAVMQQVEAGKIDLDKDVNAYLDFKIPPYQGKPVTMRNIMTHTAGFEESVRHLISSDPKAVMTLKEQMPLALPQRVFAPGTTPAYSNYATALAGYIVERVSGEPFDNYIENHIFTPLGMTHSTFRQPLPARLAPHMAKGYPDVTQKAKPFEIVIPGPAGSLSASGADMAKFMIAHLNDGAGLLKPETAKEMHDFKAPGVGPLNSMALGFYEQWVNGRRAIAHGGDTVWFHSYLWLFPEDDVGVYISMNSAGTQGDAGAVRSALFHKFADRYLPGEDKVGQVDAKTAAQHAQMMVGNYVSSRGSFTNFMSLLGLLGQATISLTEDGKITFPALDGLGAGARDWVEVEPFVWRDRGTGERLAAEVKDGRVVRFSVDAGSPFMVFEPAPPSVNAAWLNPALIAALGIVLLAALAWPVRALVRRSFKADFALEGKSRRAYRLSRIFAWLVLAALVGWLGLIAAFSADIGSLGGPLDWLIHLLRILTPVAAFGLLATAGWHLWLTIKDKRRWTMKLGAVLLVLAALVLVWVTLVFNLYGFGMVY from the coding sequence ATGCGTTTCATCCGCAAGGCGATGATCGGGCTGGCAGCGCTCGCGGCGCTGCCGCTGGCGGCGCAGGGGCCGCTGCCCGCGCCGACGGCCAAGAAAGTCGAGACAGTCGCGGCACCTGCCCCCGCGGTTCCAAAGGCGCCCGTCACGCTCAACGCCGCCGATCTTGAAGCGTGGATGGACGGCTATCTGCCCTATGCACTCGAACGCGCGCGGATCCCCGGCGCGGTTGTCGTCGTCGTGCGCGGTGATCAGGTCGTGCTGCAAAAGGGCTATGGCTTTGCCGATGTCGCGAAGCGCGCGCCGGTGCTGCCCGAAACCACGATGTTCCGCCCCGGTTCGGTGTCGAAGTTGCTGACCTGGACCGCAGTGATGCAGCAGGTTGAGGCGGGCAAGATCGACCTCGACAAGGACGTCAACGCTTATCTCGATTTCAAGATTCCGCCCTATCAGGGCAAGCCTGTGACGATGCGCAACATCATGACCCACACTGCGGGGTTCGAGGAATCGGTGCGCCATTTGATCAGCAGCGATCCCAAGGCGGTGATGACGCTGAAGGAGCAGATGCCGCTGGCGCTGCCGCAGCGCGTCTTTGCGCCCGGAACCACGCCTGCTTATTCCAATTATGCGACGGCGCTGGCGGGGTATATCGTCGAGCGGGTGAGCGGAGAGCCGTTCGACAATTATATCGAAAATCATATCTTTACGCCGCTGGGCATGACCCATTCGACCTTTCGCCAGCCGCTGCCCGCGCGCCTCGCGCCGCATATGGCAAAGGGCTATCCCGACGTGACGCAAAAGGCGAAGCCGTTCGAGATCGTCATCCCGGGACCGGCGGGCAGCCTGTCGGCGAGCGGCGCCGACATGGCCAAATTCATGATCGCGCATCTGAACGACGGTGCCGGGCTGCTGAAGCCCGAGACCGCCAAAGAAATGCATGATTTCAAGGCGCCCGGCGTCGGGCCGCTCAACAGCATGGCGCTCGGTTTCTACGAACAATGGGTCAACGGCCGGCGCGCGATCGCGCATGGCGGCGATACGGTGTGGTTCCATTCCTATCTGTGGCTGTTCCCCGAAGATGACGTCGGGGTCTATATCTCGATGAACAGCGCCGGGACGCAGGGCGATGCGGGCGCGGTGCGCAGCGCCTTGTTCCATAAGTTCGCCGACCGCTATCTGCCGGGCGAGGATAAGGTGGGGCAGGTCGATGCCAAGACGGCCGCTCAACATGCCCAGATGATGGTCGGCAATTATGTCAGCAGCCGCGGGTCGTTCACGAACTTCATGAGCCTGCTCGGGCTGTTGGGACAGGCGACGATTTCGCTGACCGAAGATGGCAAGATCACCTTCCCCGCGCTTGACGGGCTCGGCGCTGGCGCGCGCGATTGGGTCGAGGTCGAACCCTTTGTATGGCGCGACCGCGGCACCGGCGAACGGCTGGCGGCGGAGGTCAAGGACGGCCGCGTCGTGCGCTTCAGCGTCGATGCCGGGTCGCCGTTCATGGTGTTCGAGCCAGCCCCGCCGAGCGTCAATGCCGCGTGGCTCAATCCGGCGCTGATCGCTGCACTTGGCATCGTCCTGCTCGCCGCCCTGGCATGGCCGGTGCGCGCGCTGGTGCGGCGCAGCTTCAAGGCCGATTTCGCGCTCGAAGGCAAATCGCGCCGCGCCTATCGCTTGTCGCGGATTTTCGCCTGGCTGGTGCTTGCGGCGCTGGTGGGCTGGCTTGGGCTGATCGCAGCTTTCTCAGCCGACATTGGCAGCCTGGGCGGCCCGCTCGACTGGCTGATCCATCTGCTACGCATCCTGACCCCGGTGGCCGCATTCGGCCTGCTGGCAACCGCAGGCTGGCACCTGTGGCTGACGATCAAGGATAAGCGTCGCTGGACGATGAAGCTCGGTGCCGTGCTGCTTGTGCTGGCGGCACTGGTGCTGGTGTGGGTGACGCTCGTCTTCAACCTCTATGGCTTTGGAATGGTTTATTGA
- a CDS encoding XRE family transcriptional regulator, which produces MAARTAPPTLGTVMKSIRARNGWTLKEMSAKSGIPVSTLSKVEHDRLTLSYDKLQQLSQRLSIRMSDLFAEEEGDAAPRVTGRRSVGTIDQAVRVTTDNYDYHYLCTDLRQKRMIPIITRIRAHSAREFGELVRHHGEEFIYVLEGEIEIHTEFYDPVTLKTGQGIYLDSSMGHAYVVAEGFEEALVLGVCSSADDGLMDSLMSLHG; this is translated from the coding sequence ATGGCGGCTCGTACGGCCCCACCCACGCTCGGCACCGTGATGAAGAGCATCCGCGCCCGAAACGGCTGGACGCTCAAGGAGATGAGCGCGAAATCGGGCATCCCGGTCTCGACGTTGTCGAAGGTCGAGCATGACCGGCTGACGCTCAGCTATGACAAGTTGCAACAGCTCAGCCAGCGACTCAGCATCCGCATGTCGGACCTGTTTGCAGAAGAGGAGGGCGACGCCGCGCCGCGCGTCACCGGTCGCCGCAGCGTCGGAACGATCGATCAGGCGGTGCGCGTGACCACCGACAATTATGACTATCATTACCTCTGCACCGACCTGCGCCAAAAACGGATGATCCCGATCATCACCCGTATCCGTGCCCACAGCGCACGCGAATTCGGCGAACTCGTCCGCCATCACGGTGAGGAATTCATCTATGTGCTGGAAGGCGAGATCGAGATTCACACCGAATTCTATGATCCCGTCACGCTCAAGACCGGCCAGGGCATCTATCTCGATTCGTCGATGGGGCACGCTTATGTCGTGGCCGAAGGGTTTGAAGAGGCGCTGGTGCTCGGCGTCTGCTCCAGCGCCGACGACGGGCTGATGGATTCATTGATGAGCCTGCACGGCTAA
- a CDS encoding DUF1611 domain-containing protein: protein MNAPTGRLESSLTLPQPYLLFLGDTTEAGYAKTAFGLADWAADRCVGELAIGGCTVTTGLPPMSPAEARAAGARSLVIGVANQGGVIGDSWIAALVEAMEAGLDIVSGLHVRLASLPALAEAAKRTGQRLIDVRTPPPSIPIGNGRKRSGKRLLTVGTDCALGKKYTALALHRAFVQRGIDADFRATGQTGIMIAGGGMPMDAVVSDFEAGAAEILSPDAPESHWDLIEGQGSIFNPAYAAVSLGLLHGSQPDVFVVCHDPTRKVILGMESFALPSIEEVIDLTIRLGSRTNPAIRCGGVSLNTSSYDADAAEALMAAERARLGLPVADPIRGGASFDALVENVLA from the coding sequence ATGAACGCGCCCACCGGCAGGCTGGAAAGCAGCCTGACCCTGCCGCAACCCTATCTGCTGTTCCTCGGCGATACGACCGAGGCGGGCTATGCCAAGACCGCCTTTGGTCTGGCCGATTGGGCGGCCGATCGCTGCGTCGGTGAGCTTGCGATCGGTGGCTGCACCGTCACCACCGGCCTGCCGCCGATGTCGCCCGCCGAGGCGCGGGCGGCGGGGGCGCGGTCGCTGGTGATCGGGGTCGCCAACCAGGGCGGTGTGATCGGCGACAGCTGGATCGCGGCGCTGGTCGAAGCGATGGAGGCGGGGCTCGACATCGTCAGCGGGCTGCACGTCCGGCTGGCGAGCCTGCCCGCGCTGGCCGAGGCGGCAAAGCGCACCGGGCAGCGGTTGATCGATGTGCGGACGCCGCCGCCGTCGATCCCGATCGGCAACGGGCGCAAACGCAGCGGCAAAAGGTTACTGACGGTCGGCACCGACTGCGCGCTCGGCAAGAAATATACCGCGCTCGCGCTGCACCGCGCCTTTGTCCAACGCGGCATCGATGCCGATTTTCGCGCGACCGGCCAGACCGGCATCATGATCGCCGGCGGCGGGATGCCGATGGACGCGGTGGTGTCGGATTTCGAAGCGGGGGCGGCGGAGATTTTGAGCCCCGACGCGCCAGAATCCCATTGGGATCTGATCGAGGGTCAGGGCTCGATCTTCAACCCGGCCTATGCCGCGGTGTCGCTTGGGCTGCTCCACGGTAGCCAGCCCGACGTGTTTGTCGTGTGTCACGATCCGACGCGCAAGGTGATCCTGGGCATGGAGAGTTTTGCGCTGCCGTCGATCGAGGAGGTCATCGATCTGACGATCCGCCTAGGCAGCCGGACCAATCCGGCGATCCGCTGCGGCGGGGTCAGCCTCAATACATCGAGTTATGACGCCGACGCCGCCGAAGCGCTCATGGCGGCGGAGCGGGCGCGGCTCGGTCTGCCAGTCGCGGACCCGATCCGCGGCGGTGCCTCCTTCGACGCGCTTGTCGAAAACGTTCTCGCATGA
- a CDS encoding membrane dipeptidase, producing MSRSFPLTRRAMVAGAVGAAVSAPMINRGAFAFAAAPGRNYSRRAVDLVASSLVIDMLAPLKITLSADYVAHRVTEAEAAEFRASGITGFHNAYGLGGPDAKQQALTFLAGWQGFAGRNGHVFTLVDSVADLDRAKADRKCAVIMGIQNAEHFESVEDVALFRRLGLRCAQLTYNSQNRIGSGSTERIDGGVSDYGAAIIAEMEKQHMLVDVSHCGDQTTLDAIEIAKGPIAITHSNARALVDHPRVKTDAAIKALAAKGGVMGITGVRMFVRTIDPTNVGHMADHIDHVAKLVGIDHVGIGSDADLHGYDDMKPDEYALLKGSYKGSYAFRDKIDIDGFDHPLKTFDLTEELIRRNYSNDNIRAVLGGNFRRLLAQVWG from the coding sequence ATGAGTCGATCATTCCCGTTGACGCGCCGCGCCATGGTGGCGGGCGCGGTGGGGGCTGCTGTGTCTGCGCCGATGATCAACCGCGGGGCGTTTGCCTTTGCGGCGGCGCCGGGCCGCAATTACTCGCGCCGCGCGGTCGATCTCGTTGCGTCGTCGCTCGTCATCGACATGCTCGCTCCGCTCAAGATCACGCTGTCGGCGGACTATGTCGCGCACCGGGTGACCGAGGCGGAGGCGGCCGAGTTTCGCGCCAGCGGCATCACCGGCTTTCACAACGCCTATGGGTTGGGCGGCCCCGATGCGAAGCAACAGGCGCTGACGTTCCTTGCGGGCTGGCAGGGCTTTGCCGGGCGCAACGGTCATGTGTTCACCCTCGTCGATAGTGTGGCGGATCTGGATCGTGCCAAGGCCGACCGGAAATGTGCGGTCATCATGGGCATCCAGAATGCCGAGCATTTCGAGAGCGTCGAGGATGTCGCGCTGTTCCGCCGCCTGGGTCTGCGCTGCGCGCAACTGACCTATAACAGCCAGAACCGGATCGGATCGGGCAGCACCGAACGGATCGACGGCGGGGTCAGCGATTATGGCGCCGCGATCATCGCCGAGATGGAAAAACAACACATGCTCGTCGACGTCTCGCATTGCGGCGACCAGACAACGCTCGATGCGATCGAAATCGCCAAAGGGCCGATTGCGATCACGCACAGCAACGCTCGTGCGCTCGTCGATCATCCGCGCGTCAAGACCGACGCCGCGATCAAGGCGCTGGCAGCCAAGGGCGGGGTGATGGGCATTACCGGGGTGCGGATGTTCGTGCGCACCATCGATCCGACCAACGTCGGCCATATGGCCGACCATATCGACCATGTCGCCAAGCTGGTCGGGATCGATCACGTCGGTATCGGGTCCGACGCCGACCTGCACGGCTATGACGACATGAAGCCGGACGAATATGCGCTGCTCAAAGGCAGCTACAAGGGCAGCTACGCCTTTCGCGACAAGATCGACATCGACGGCTTCGACCATCCGCTCAAGACCTTCGACCTTACCGAAGAACTCATTCGCCGCAACTATTCGAACGACAACATCCGGGCCGTGCTGGGTGGCAATTTTCGCCGCCTACTCGCCCAAGTCTGGGGGTAA
- a CDS encoding D-aminoacylase, whose translation MALRRQFAPSLLLLCSSMLLSASVAAQAPVYDLIIRGGAIYDGSGQPPVIGDVAIKDDRIVAVGKVAGTAKSVVQADGMAVAPGFINMLSWATESLIVDPKSQSDIRQGVTLEVMGEGWSMGPLSPAMKRQETERQGDLKFPIEWTSLGDYLDYLEKRGVSTNVASFVGAATVRVHELGEGDVDPTPAQLTRMRTLVRQAMNEGAMGVGSSLIYAPGSYAETDELVALTSEAAKCGGMYISHMRSEGDRLEEAVDELIEISRRSGAPAEIYHLKMAGRGNWGKLDAVVKKIEAARAAGHRITTDMYTYTAGATGLDAAMPTWVQAGGLEAWIERLKDPATRARVAAEMQQPGSDWENLYLGAGADKMILSGFKNSALKPLTGKTLAEVAAMRGKSPEETAMDLVVEDGSRVGTVYFLMSEDNVRRQVQLPWMSFGSDGASQAAEGDFLKSGAHPRTYGNFARLLGRYVRDEKLISLEQAVYRLTTLPAANLGIKDRGALKPGYFADVVVFDPAKIADRSTFEEPHQYSVGVRDVFVNGVAVLQNGEHSGATPGRAVRGPGWNRCR comes from the coding sequence ATGGCATTACGTCGGCAGTTCGCACCCTCGCTGCTCTTGCTGTGCAGTTCGATGCTGCTGTCGGCATCGGTCGCCGCGCAGGCCCCCGTCTATGACCTGATCATTCGCGGCGGTGCGATTTACGACGGATCGGGCCAGCCGCCGGTCATCGGCGACGTCGCCATCAAGGATGACCGGATCGTCGCGGTAGGGAAAGTCGCGGGTACGGCAAAAAGCGTCGTGCAGGCGGACGGCATGGCGGTCGCGCCCGGCTTCATCAACATGCTGAGCTGGGCCACCGAATCGCTGATTGTCGATCCCAAAAGCCAGAGCGACATCCGGCAGGGCGTGACGCTGGAGGTGATGGGCGAAGGCTGGTCGATGGGACCGCTGAGCCCCGCAATGAAGCGCCAGGAAACCGAGCGCCAGGGCGACCTGAAATTCCCGATCGAATGGACCAGTCTCGGCGACTATCTCGACTATCTGGAAAAGCGCGGCGTTTCGACCAATGTCGCGAGCTTCGTCGGCGCCGCGACGGTGCGCGTGCATGAGTTGGGCGAAGGAGATGTCGATCCGACCCCCGCGCAACTGACCCGGATGCGCACGCTGGTGCGGCAGGCGATGAACGAAGGCGCGATGGGCGTCGGCAGCTCGCTGATCTATGCCCCCGGCTCCTATGCCGAAACCGACGAGCTGGTCGCACTGACCAGCGAGGCCGCCAAATGCGGCGGCATGTATATAAGCCACATGCGCTCCGAAGGCGACCGGCTGGAGGAAGCGGTCGACGAACTCATCGAAATCTCGCGCCGTTCGGGCGCCCCGGCCGAAATCTATCATCTCAAAATGGCGGGACGCGGCAATTGGGGCAAACTCGACGCGGTGGTGAAAAAGATCGAGGCCGCGCGCGCCGCGGGCCATCGGATCACAACCGATATGTACACCTATACCGCGGGCGCCACCGGGCTCGACGCCGCGATGCCGACCTGGGTCCAGGCAGGCGGGCTGGAAGCGTGGATCGAACGGTTGAAAGATCCCGCCACCCGCGCCCGCGTCGCCGCCGAGATGCAGCAGCCGGGCAGCGACTGGGAAAATCTCTATCTCGGCGCGGGCGCCGACAAGATGATCCTGTCGGGGTTCAAAAATTCCGCACTCAAACCGCTGACCGGCAAGACGCTGGCCGAGGTCGCGGCGATGCGTGGCAAATCACCCGAAGAAACCGCAATGGACTTGGTGGTCGAGGACGGCTCGCGCGTCGGCACCGTGTATTTCCTGATGTCCGAGGACAATGTCCGCAGGCAGGTCCAGCTGCCGTGGATGAGTTTCGGCTCCGATGGCGCGTCGCAGGCGGCAGAGGGCGATTTCCTGAAATCGGGCGCGCACCCGCGCACCTATGGCAATTTCGCACGGCTGCTCGGCCGCTATGTCCGCGACGAGAAGCTGATCTCGCTGGAGCAGGCGGTGTATCGCCTCACCACCCTCCCCGCCGCCAATCTGGGGATCAAGGACCGCGGCGCGCTCAAACCCGGCTATTTTGCCGACGTGGTGGTGTTCGACCCGGCAAAGATCGCTGATCGCTCGACCTTCGAAGAACCGCATCAATATTCAGTCGGCGTGCGCGATGTGTTCGTTAACGGCGTCGCGGTGCTCCAGAACGGCGAACATAGCGGTGCGACCCCGGGGCGGGCGGTGCGCGGCCCGGGCTGGAACCGCTGCCGCTGA
- a CDS encoding dipeptide epimerase, translated as MTQELTLDLRVERFPYHQPFRISGHVFTETALLVAELSDGTHVGRGEGAGVYYLGDDIDHMLAEATRVREAIERRATREDLQQLLPPGGARNALDCAYWDLEAKQAGRPVWELAGLKPPRPLPSTLTLGADSAGNMAKAALAIDPEAPIKVKLTGDLADDIARVVAIRTARPHAWIGVDANQGYDIRTLAELLPVLVQTRVAQLEQPLKRGREADLDGLKRPLPFVADESALTLADTATLVGRFDVVNIKLDKCGGLTEGLAIARQARKLGLDVMVGNMMGTSLSMAPSFVLGQLCDIVDLDGPTFLARDRAPGVEYRDGMIHCPAEIWG; from the coding sequence ATGACGCAAGAACTGACGCTCGACCTGCGGGTCGAGCGGTTTCCCTATCACCAGCCGTTCCGCATTTCGGGGCATGTCTTCACTGAAACCGCGCTGTTGGTTGCCGAACTGTCCGACGGCACGCATGTCGGGCGCGGCGAGGGGGCGGGGGTCTATTATCTTGGCGATGACATCGATCATATGCTGGCCGAAGCGACGCGGGTGCGCGAGGCCATCGAGCGCCGCGCGACGCGTGAGGATTTGCAGCAACTGCTGCCGCCCGGGGGCGCGCGCAACGCGCTCGACTGCGCCTATTGGGATCTCGAAGCGAAGCAGGCGGGGCGGCCGGTATGGGAACTGGCGGGATTGAAGCCGCCGCGCCCGCTGCCCTCGACACTGACGCTCGGTGCCGACAGCGCGGGCAATATGGCGAAAGCGGCGCTGGCGATCGATCCCGAGGCACCGATCAAGGTCAAGCTGACGGGTGATTTGGCCGATGACATCGCGCGCGTCGTCGCGATCCGCACCGCGCGGCCGCATGCGTGGATCGGGGTCGATGCCAATCAGGGCTATGATATTCGCACGCTGGCCGAGCTGTTGCCCGTGTTGGTGCAGACGCGCGTCGCGCAGCTCGAACAGCCGCTGAAGCGGGGGCGCGAGGCCGATCTCGACGGGCTGAAGCGGCCACTGCCTTTTGTCGCCGACGAAAGCGCGTTGACGCTCGCCGACACCGCGACGCTGGTTGGCCGGTTCGACGTCGTCAACATCAAGCTCGATAAATGCGGCGGGCTGACCGAGGGGCTCGCGATCGCGCGGCAGGCGCGGAAACTGGGGCTCGACGTGATGGTCGGCAATATGATGGGGACCAGCCTGTCGATGGCGCCGTCGTTCGTGCTGGGGCAGCTGTGCGACATCGTCGACCTCGACGGGCCGACGTTCCTGGCGCGCGATCGCGCACCAGGCGTCGAATATCGCGACGGGATGATTCACTGCCCCGCAGAAATTTGGGGATAG